In Flavobacterium luteolum, the DNA window TTTCGGGAAAGTGAATCTGCTCACGCCCACTCGCTTTGAAGTGGTAAATTCTCCTTTAACTTTGTATTTGTCGATGTTTACGCTGTAATAAGCAGCTTTGGCAACTTCATTAGAATACGTTGAACCGTATTTTAAATGATCGATTTCTACATTTCCAGTTGTTGGCATCAATAAAATAACACCCAAATCTGGACAGCCGACACCACTTAAATTCACCTGACTAAATCCTGTCAAAAAAGTATTTTCATTCACATACGGATTCGAAAGCCATTGGCTGTCTTTTTCCATAGGCGTATTTTTTACTCCAGCCACATTAAACGGGCTAATACTCGCCATTCCGCGCGGAGCAATTGGTCCTGGAAAAGCCGCACCATAATTGGAAGTCCCAATAAACGGATTTACGAAATCGGCAGGTTCCTGCGCAAAAATCGTAATGCTAAAAAACAGCATGCAAAAAATACATGCTGTTTGAAATTTGTTTGTATTTAAAACCATAGGTTTCATTTTTATCTGTTGATCGCTTCAATTTTTAAGGTCCACGCTTCTTTTGCAGGAAGATTATTTCTTAAGCTTTCTGGAATACTTACTTTAAATCCGTTTCCTTCTTTTGTCCATTTCAAAGATGTTTTAGAACCTAACATCGTAATCTTAGTTCCTTTTTTAGGACTGATAGCTTTTACTGTAACTTCAGCAGGAATTTTGTCTTCTCCTTCTTTAGCCAAATAAAATGCAAATACATTTCCTGCTTTATTTTGTGTAAAACAAATGTTTTCTTCTTTGTAAGGCTCAATTGGTTTTGTGTTGTAAATCGCTGTGCTGTTTACTTTCATCCAATCTCCGTAAGCTTGCAATAAATCGTAAGCGCCTTTATCCCATTCTCCTTCTGGACTTGGAGCAACGTTTAATAATAAGTTTCCGCCTTTAGCTACAATATCAATTAACAAATGAATTCCTTGTCTTCCAGTCATGTAAGTTGCACCTGGAGAATAAGACCATCCGCCACCAGCTGGAATACAAGATTCCCAAGGATAAGGCAATGTTTTTTCAGGAACACGTCCTTCTGGTGTTAAGTAGTTTTGGTTTTTACCGTGAACTGCTCTATCTACCACAATTAATCCTGGCTGTTTCTGACGAGCTTTTACAACCAATTCATCCATTTTTGGATCTTGGTCAACAACTCTATGTTTAATGAAACCGTTTTTAGATTCGTTTTCAGTAAATTTCTCGTCGTAGTTTTCTTTAATGTTCACTTGATCTCTTTTTCTAACCCATCCTCCATCTAACCATAAGATATCTACTTTACCGTAGTTAGAAAGAATTTCTAAGATTTGATTGTGAGTGAAATCAACATATTTTTGCCATTTTTCTGGGTATAAAGACGGATCGTAATTTACGTTTCTGTCAAATGGAGGGAAATATGGATCCCAGTAATTTTCGTTATGCCAGTCTGGTTTTGAAAAATAAGCTCCAGTTGAAATACCTTCTCCTCTAAATGAGTTGAAAATTTCTTTTAAAACGTCTGCTTTAGGATTGGTATGAAAAGGAACATCTTTACTAGTAATCTTGTAATCAGAATATTTAGTATCATACATATTGAATCCGTCATGGTGTTTGGTGGTAAAAACCATGTATTTCATTCCTGCATATTTAGCCGCTTTTGCCCATTTTGCAGGGTCAAATTTTACAGGATTAAAAGTCTTTCTTAATCCTTCATAATCTTTTATATAATCATTATAATTAGACGGATTACTTCCTTTTTTACGTTCACACCATCCATAATCTTCTGGACAAATAGACCAAGATTCTACAATACCCCACTGGCTGTAAGTTCCCCAGTGCATTAGCAAACCAAATTTTTTGCCTTGCCATTCGTCTAAGTTCTTTAGAACTAACGGATCTGTTTCTGGTACGTATCTTTCATCTTCATAAATCGCCTGAGCGAATATCTGAGCTGAAAATAAAAGGGCGATTATGAATATTCCTTTTTTCATCTTTAATCTAATTTATAATTTATTATTCTTTGTTTTTAGTTTAGTTTGTCAAGTATAGGCTGATCTGTAAAAGTTAATTCTGTTTGAGCTTTTTCATTAAGTTGCTCTAATACAACAAATTTATTCTCGCCCGCTTTCAACCAACAGCCTGGCACATACAGTGTTTGTTGTGGTCCTACTTTCCAGTAGCGGCCAAGATTGTGACCGTTAACAAATACAATTCC includes these proteins:
- a CDS encoding alpha-L-fucosidase, with the protein product MKKGIFIIALLFSAQIFAQAIYEDERYVPETDPLVLKNLDEWQGKKFGLLMHWGTYSQWGIVESWSICPEDYGWCERKKGSNPSNYNDYIKDYEGLRKTFNPVKFDPAKWAKAAKYAGMKYMVFTTKHHDGFNMYDTKYSDYKITSKDVPFHTNPKADVLKEIFNSFRGEGISTGAYFSKPDWHNENYWDPYFPPFDRNVNYDPSLYPEKWQKYVDFTHNQILEILSNYGKVDILWLDGGWVRKRDQVNIKENYDEKFTENESKNGFIKHRVVDQDPKMDELVVKARQKQPGLIVVDRAVHGKNQNYLTPEGRVPEKTLPYPWESCIPAGGGWSYSPGATYMTGRQGIHLLIDIVAKGGNLLLNVAPSPEGEWDKGAYDLLQAYGDWMKVNSTAIYNTKPIEPYKEENICFTQNKAGNVFAFYLAKEGEDKIPAEVTVKAISPKKGTKITMLGSKTSLKWTKEGNGFKVSIPESLRNNLPAKEAWTLKIEAINR